ggactgatgaccccaAAGCTGTTTGGGTAATTTCCAAAGAGATTTTGCAaactagcagtttattccatcacagcttcaaacctgatataagaactttgcaatcgtagaatcatagaactggaagggacctcgagaggttatctagtccagtcccctgtactcatggcagaactaagtattatctagaccagtggttttcaaactttttatattggtgacccctttcacacagcaagcttaGGGGTGTAACATTCCCCGCCACCCTTACACATTAAAAATGGGAGgagtaatttaatttaatgggggctgggagctgtcaGTCCCAACGAGTTGACAGTTCGCGACCCCCATGTAACCACCTTGTGAcaccctgaggggtcatgaccccagtttgagaacccttgatctagactattcctgacaggtgtttgtctaacctgctctcaaaaatctccaatgatggagattccacagcctctttaggcaatttattccagtggttagtcacctgacaggaactttttcctaatgtccaacctaaacctcccttgctgcattttaagcccattgcttcttgtcctcagGACCGTTCCTACGCATACGCaaactacgcagctgcgtagggcaccaggaaatttggggcaccaaatttcctggtgctctacgcagctgcatgctgctccagtggCCAACCCGATCCCCCGGCTGGCTGAGCCGACCAGGAAAGCTGCCCCAcacctgctccgcccccaccccacctcttccccaaagcccgcacccctgctccgccccaaccccaccttttcccacccctgctctgccacagcccagcccccactccaccccttctccaaagcccccaccctgcctcttcccacccctgcttcgcccccactccaccccttcccatgaGCTATGTcccgggggactgcagcaggggtcacgCACGCCTTGCACTCACtgggtggcgggaagtggagcgacccagacccagcccgctctgctccgCCAGCTCATGCTGGGGGGTggtttcccccctgcctcccaaagaCCTTGGGTGCAGCCCCACCCTGCGGAGGCCTGGggacacccctctcccccccgcagaggggctgcatagggcaccaaaatgtctagggatggccctgcttgtcctatcctcagaggttgagaacaatttttctctcgcctccttgtaacagccttttatgtacttgaaaactgttatgtcgcctcgcagttttctcttctccagactaaacaaacctagctttttcaatcttccctcataggtcatgttttctagacctttaatcgttgTTGATTCTCTCCTCTGggctgtctccaatttgtccacatctttcctgaaatgtggcacccggagctggacacaatactccagttgaggccatagtagcatggagtagagcggaagaattacttcttgtgtcttggttacaatactcctgctaatacgtcCTAGAATGATGTTTTCTATTTTTGCAAGTATTATATTATTCACTTATATTTAACTTGTAATCCACTATgcgccccagatccctttctgcagtattgtTTCTtcggcagtcatttcctattttgtatgtgtgcaactgattgttcctgcctaagtggagtactttacatttgtccttattgaatttcatcttatttacttcagaccatttctccagtttggccagatcattttgaattttaatcctaccctcccagcttggtatcatctgcaaactttataagtgtactttctatccCATTacctaaatcattaatgaagatattgaacagaaccggacccagaactgatcctggcaggaccccacttgttatgcccttccagcttgactgtgaaccactgataactactctctgggaatggttttccaaccagttacgtACCCACCATATAGTAGCTTCAGCTAGGtggtatttccctagtttgtttatgagacagtcatgtgagacaatatcaaaagctatATTAAAGTCTATTACTTCCCCCACCCAtgaagcttgttaccctgtcaaggaAAGCTATTAGGTTAATTTGACaccatttgttcttgataaatccatgctgggaAATTATCATTCTAAGGGGGTATTTCTAGTGGGCACCCACAGCGAGCTGCTCTAagcctgatgctattcaacatttttatcaatgatttggaagaaaatataaaatcactgtgtcatctgcaaactttatcagcaaaCATGAGTGGAGTGGTATGTGATGGTTAGTGCTTGCTGGAAGTGTTGCCTAGTGGCCAGGGGATCAGGCCCTTCTGAATGCAAAAAGGGGGGTTGGTAGGGGAGGCCAggtcctcccactccaccaggctctggCCCAGGGTACTGTAAGGGCTACCAAAGGTCCAGCACCCCAGAGCACCTTATGGCTACCCTCCTTGGGCCACTTCTTACCACCCCTCTATCATCCAAGTTTTGCAGCTTGTAGTGAAATGATAATAGAAAAAGGTACTAACTCCACCGTCAGTCAGTCTGGAACCAGCAGGCAGACAGCCTCTCCTTTCCCAAGATAAGGCTGCTGCAGCGTCCCTTCCAAGGAGTTCCTAGGGCAGCTTCCTCTCCCTGCCTTGTCAGGCCCCTTTCTGAGCTGTGTGGCTTCTTTTTAAGTTCCAGCTCCATCTGGAGCATGGTCTGCAGGTGTGGCTAGGCAGGGTCATCTAGGGCGGCCTAGAgttgctctttaaccccttcagtcCTAGTGTGGGGTTAATAAACCCCATCACATGGTAAATTTTGATGGGAACAGGTCACTTACATAGACCAacctggatcatttggtaaggcGGGTTCATTTAAACAACGTGTTTTAACACAACGTAACGCAAAGTCATACATCTAGAAGAAAGAATGTAAGTCACATAAGATGAGAGACAGTATCCTAGAATGCAGAGATACTGAAGAGGAattggaggtcatagtggataaccaactgaacgtgagctcccagtgcaatgctgagcTAAGAGAgcaatgcaatccttggatgtataagtaGAAGAGTATCAAGTAGGAGTAAGAAGATGGTATTACCTCTCCCTACAGCATAAGTGAGacccattactggaatactgttgTCCAACTCTGATGGCCACTCTTCACAAAGAATGCTGGAACAGGAGAAAGGGTTCAGAAGAGAATTACAAGAATTATTTGAGGTCTGGGAAGAAATGCCTTTTAGTGAATGGCTTAAGAActtcagtctatttagtttatccaagagaatgTGAACAGGTGACTTAATAACAATCtacaacagggatcggcaacgtttggcacatggTCTGCCAGGCCAACCCCCcaggcgggccaggccagtttgtttactttccgatttgtttacttgccacaggtttggccgatcgtggcttccactggccacagttcgccgctccaggccaatgggggctgcgggaagcggcgcgggccaagggatgcgctggcgagctgcgtgccaaaagttgccgatccctgatctacaaGTACCTGCATAGGGAAAGATATTTCTGATAgtaaagggctcttcaatctaggagaaaaaggcataatgagatccaacTGTTGTAATGTGAGACAAATTTTACTACAAATAAGCTGCAAATTATATAATTTATACATTTATGACAATTAACCACTAGAACAACTTACCTggggccatggtggattctctattacCTAAAGCCTTTAAATTGAGACTGGACATCTTTCTAAAAGAAATACTATAGCTCAAAGAGAAGTTACGGGCTGGATGCCAAAATTGATGGGTgtggttctatggcctgttatgcatatggtcagcctagatgatcatacCAGttgcttctggccttaaaaaaaaaaaaatctattagttACTGACAATACCATTGCAAAGCCAAATCAATTAATCAAACAGGATTCTATACTTTTTTGGGCATCAGATCATCTACTAAATTCCAATTACAAGGCCAGTTGCACCTGTGCAAGACCAGTGAAGGCAATGGGATTACACAGAGCAGAGAGGATAATTTCAGCTGCTGAACCTTTTACAGGTGATGATACGTGGCAAAGAGAGAACCCAGCTGACTTTTCAGATCCCAAGCTGAGTTTGCAGGACTGCAgttaggaaaataaaaaaaacccatctctttatgtgtaaactgagcacatttgataaAAAGAAAATTGGGGACAGATGATCATGGGCACATGCAACGCCATGTATTTAGACTCACATTTCAGAGCAGAATAGCTTTTTATTAAGTATACCTCCCATCAGCCCCGTGAAGTAGGTGAAGGATTGTACCACTCACAGAACTTACATTCTATGACAAATTGTAAGCAAACTGCTGGCCTGATAACTGCGGCTTATTGCTAGAAAAGTGACTGTTTAAATTGTAACGATTTTACTTAAACATGGAGGACTTGATAACAGGTCCCATTTTTGGAGGGTGTGACAGGTTGACATTCAGGGACCAGATTCTCAAGTGTGGTGTTGCCACAGCTGAACCAGGCTGCACTACTAGTGTAACCAGCCGTGGAAGGCTCATATCAGTGGCGCAGAAGCAGAGCAGGAGCTCCTATGTCATACCCCTCCCTTCTTTCCCCACAGTTGGTGTATCCGGAATGGAAGAAGGAAAAGAGGGTTTTGGTGTTTTAACAATTAATTAAATACAGACACAAGTTGCTGAACAGTGCACTTGggtagtttaatttaaaaattgcttaaACCCTTCTATTTACACAGtgtattgcatttttaaaagtgacttcaAATTGAACTCAGCATCAACCCGTTACTCTCTGGAGTCCTGCTGAAACCTGTGTTTTCTTGGTAGGACTGTAAAAGCCATCGTACACAAAAACTGACAGAATAATTTGAAGGTTTGAAATTATTTTCTCATAAAAGAACTTCTCTCCAAAAACTTTGCCCATCTTAATCCTACATGATTCCTGAGAGAACTAACAATTGTTCTCCCCCCAGACTACATTGAAACAGATTGGCAAAAACATCTTAACTGCCATTTATATGAACAGCAGACTTGTTGTTGCAAACAGTTTTATTATAATCATTCATGCAAATCTTCCTTCAACTTCTTGCTGCTTGCCTACTACCGCGTCTCAGACAGTTGTGCTGGCACTAGCTTCGGCTGAGTGTGCCTCCTTATCTGTCTCTGAAGGTGGCTCTCTTGAACTTGATTGTTCTTTTACCCTAGATTTCATGGCATGCACCGCATAGTTAATGCTAGTGCTTTCAGTCCAACTCCAGGACCCTGACAGGGGGTTGTATGACATTCCATTCACTGTTTTGACTAAAAAGCCATCtgtaaaagaagggaaaaaaagatggtGATCCTCAGACATTCTAAGTCAATGAAACATCAAGCTCTAAAAAAATAGCAAGTTCTAAATATACATTCTTCCACTGAGCTTTAGAGCAACAATACTGAGTCATTAGAAGCATATTTATAGTTGCTCAAGTTTCGCAGATTCAGGTCATCCACTTCAaagtgtacacctctaccccgatataacgctgtcctcgggagccaaaaaaaaaaaaatcttaccgcgttataggtgaaaccacgttatattgaacttgctttgatctgctggagcgcatagccccgcccccccagagcgctgctttaccgcgttatatccgaattcgtgttatatcgggtcatgttatatcggggtagaggtgtatctatggAAGATGCTGGAGATTTAGCTATGAATGAAAAAAATAAGGCAAGAAGAATATGGATCAAGGAAACCGTGTAAATAAAGAGCAATTTTATGCTCCCTTCTTAATATCGCTTAGGTTCATCATATGATGCTGCATCATCCCAGGCCCAGCAGGATACAAGATAAAAGATGGAGTTCAGGCACCGGCTTGTTTACAGTGAGTTACAGAAAAAGTGAGGGGCttggtggtgggtttttgttttgtttttttgtttattaactTTCTGTAGAGAAGAAGTGTCTGAGGGAAAAACCCAACACCTCAGAAATCAGTCTTTTAGGGAAGCATTCAAACTGGGATCACTGGTGTGACTTAGTATTTTGATCCAGCCACCATAATATACTCTCTCAAGTTTTATTGGAAAGTCTTTGGTCAGCTTTCAACTTCAGACagcttttaaatgaaatgttttaataaatgtaaGGCTAGTGAAAGATGATGAAGACAAAAGCCCTCGGTTTATACAATGCAGCAGCAGTGCAACCTTTGGACACTGGCTCATCAAGTATCTCAACCCTGACCTAGAGGACTCACCCTTAGAAACGAAACACTATTGTCTTCAAAAAGAGTCCAAGAATTTGCATCTTTGATGCTTTGGCTATCAACAAGGGGGCCAGTTGTGATGGTGGTTTTGTTTAGGTGACCTCTGTACGCTTGAAATTGAACTGAGACCATCAACTCTACACACTCAGCTGAACAGCCAGTATGTGGTAATGACTTTTAGCCATGCCTGACCTACGCCAAATCTGAGCTGCTAACAGGAGTACAGAGCTCTTCACTTCAAGGTTACCAATCATCTTAACTATCTAGTCCCCTGACAGTTGCCGTTATAATCAGTAACACTTGGATCTCTCTATTCACTCCCGTCATTCTATTTGACACTTACTTGAGTCTAGCAGGCATTCTAGCTCTTCAGGTGAAATAAACTTCTCCCAGTCATGAGTGCCTTCTGGTACAATGCCCATTATTCTCTCTGCAACTACAATCCCCAGTATATAGGACAACTGTGTTTTGTTGATTGTAGTAATGAATAACGAGCCTTCAggctaataaaaatattaaaataatattcaaTTAGCAGTAAATTTAATTGAACAAAAAGTGTGAGGACCTTCACATGAAAAAGTACAAGATTAATCATTTTTGAACTTCAAGTACAGAATTTGTCCATTTTGAAGCCATGGGCTGCAGGAATTAAAGCTACTTTAATTGATACACATACATAAATGTTTTAAGACATCGGTAGGTGATAGAAAAATCAGGATGTTATGTTCTTTTTGTAAAGAATGAGTCTTTTCAACATTTAACCAAACAGTCAACATCTTCCTGGTTTTGGATCATTTAAAAAGAGCAACCAAGCCCAGAAATATCTATGCTAATCAAGGATAACATCTAATTAATACATGCAAATCATCCCCGAGCAGAGAATGAATTACAAGTATAAGAATGTGTATAGTAAACACAAGACAATATCTTGtcttattttttaaacttcaatTTAATTCAAACAAACATACACACTCTTCTCCACGGCAACTGCAAGCAGATTAGTTTGGGCTATTTTCATACCTAACTGTGGCTGCTGGCCACACCATAAATCCATAGAGCAAAAACTGCCCAAGTGATCTCCTACAGCGAGTGGGATCAGTGGGGCACTTACTAATGGAAATGCTTGTTTGCGTAGAGGACTTTTATGGGCCAAATGGATAGTGCAGCCAATCAGTGCTCACTTTTTGGGGCTTTCTTTTGGGCCATCGTTAAGTGAGCGTTTTCCTGACTAGCTGACTTGCTATttcaaataatatatatattctgCATTCTTGTAAAAATAAGCATATTAATAAACTTATATTGCATAGTTCATCCTCAAAGACCTTAAAACAGTTTACAGACTGTACAGAAAGATCACTTTacccactgacatgcagccatcTGTGAAGTAGAACACAGGCGCTGTTTAACAGCTGCAACAATGTTACACTACACAGCAATTCTGGACAAGAAGTGAAACTTAGTTtatcccatcaacatagctgttAGATCTTCCTCCATCAGTGGAAAAAATCAGGCTGCAGGAACTTTTCATTAGGTTTTGACCTTGTACACAACCTAATGGGAGTCATGGTACTACTGCAATATTAAGTGATGATGTCACCGAGGCCTCTGGGATCTACATGTGCTCtgattaacttttaaaataaaaactttatTAAAGAAGGAAGGAACAAACATTTCCTACAATTATAACAAACACTTACTTTTAATACTTGATAGCAGTACTTGATAAATGTTTCTAGGTCAGCCACATGCTCCACTACTTCAGAAGCAATAATTACATCAAAGGTTTCTGTAGCCTCTTCCACAATATCCTCCAGTGAACATGGTTTGTACTGTATTCTCTTGGCTAGAACTGGATCAAATGACTTGTGCTGTTCTGCTGTTCTAATGTTGTCCTCCAGAGGATCAATTCCAGTAACTGAAGCTCCCAGTCTACCTAGAGGCTAATGATATACCGTTTGTTTATTCGCTGCATTAAAACAATCAGCGTAAGCATAAAGCTCTATGTAAACTATCAGAATCTAATGTCGAAGTCACAGAAAAATCTTGCAGTAAGCATCATTAGAACAGTGAGACAAACAGCTCTGAGGGGTGGCCTTTGATCTGcagcatttttaaaagtttgttagAGAGAAAGCACAAAACACATTTTAGTTTTTCTATTCTTTTAAAAACTAATATTGTCAAATAGAAGATAGTGATTCTTTtacatctgtttttaaaataattgttcttTGTCCACTTTGCCACATGAGTGCAGATTTTCTCTACTGCAACTATCACAGAGACACTGTTTTTCTCCACTGGGTTTTTTAACCTATACTTATGATCACTCCTTACTGAAATAGTGAATCCACATGTCTTTTTAATGGCTACTCTATACATGATTATCTAGGATACCTGCTCAATGCTGAAAGCTGAATAGTCCGATGTTTACTAGGAAAGTACCAGTCTTGACTGTCACTGAAATATTTTAAGTGTGTTTTTTCCTCAGAGGTTGATGTCTCTTTTGAAACTGGAATACTCTGTGCAACACAACCAACTTTATGTTATTGGAGCTCTAAATTCACTAGTTATTAAACTTGTGAAAGTTACAAGCTCCACTGGCTTTACCAGCAGAGTGAGAGCTACTCATCCATAGTCATTCAGTGTGTGGAGCTTGTAAGTACTTTGAACCAGACAGTGAGAACTTAACTAGATGGACACATATGCACAGTATATCCACCCTTAAGCACACACCTGCAAAAAATTTTAATGCTCATGTACAATTTTCAAGCAGTCATAATTTTATTAACTAGAaaccatttgttttatttttcaaaaaacaaaaatactattGTCAATGAGAATTAAGGCCATACCAAGGTTCCACTTCAGTAGTTTTTGCTCTAGCTGGCTCACATATTTGGGGGACGGGAGGTGACAAAGGAATTGTTTTATAACAGGGCAAAGATACACATTTTTCACTCTCTCACGGTTAAAAAGGATTTACCTCTAGCTACCAGAAATAGGGGGAAGGGAAAGACCCACCTTTGTGCACAGAGCCAGGGTGAGTGTCTGTGCTACACCTCTGAACATAAAAGCTTCAAAAAATCTTGGGCTGCTCTGGGGGTTAGAGAGGTCCCCAGCGTAACTTAGACAGTCTTGGGGGCCAGtctaagttagagcagccctatGGGTCACAGCGCTGTTGTTACACTCCCACCCTCAAcctggggtgctggaacaatttttatactgggggtgctgagagccattgagccaaactgtaaaccttgtatataatggaaaccatttcaagccagggggtgcggcagcacccctagttccagcacctatgccctcAAAACGCCCCCTTTCCCCAGGCTTGTGAGGGGGTCCTCATGAGGCATCCTTACAACTGCCCCCTGCATCATAGGAATCCTCCTTGTGCCAGATACGGGGCTTTTGGGGCCCCTTTGTACAGCCTCAGTACTATTAGGTGGTGTCAAGGGGCAAGGTCAGAGATGAGAACTTTGCCCAATATGGAAAATTGAAGCCCAAAAGGTGACTGTTTCAAAAGCATCACGCATGTGAAAATAGGTTATAATGGAAAACATGTTACTTCATTAACAAGAGTGGTCATGATAAAAAGTGATCTTttactaacccccccccccacacacacacacacaaaagttattTTGCAATGATTTTCCAAAGGAATGCTAGAAAGGACCGATGCTATTTTGCTGTTTGTGACAATATTTGAATAATCTGTTTGTTGGTTAACCTTAAGGTTTTAGCACCTCTTCCTATAGTTTCTCTTTTCTTGATGAAGCTCAGTTGTTTATAACAAAACATTGCATGTACTTTTTTTAACCCAAATACAAATGTGGTTTTTAGAATTTACTGCACTCCAAAACATGCATTTATCAATGTACCAATATTGtagaaaagggcctggggcggctCCTCCTCATTTGAGATTTAGGAGTTAAATAAACAAATCGTAACACCTTTCAAAGTCTTCATATGCTCCTTAGCTAGAGAGGCAGGAACAACAAACTGTGTTTCTTACTTCACTTAACAATCCACCACCACAGCCAACATCTAGAATCTTTACACCGGACAGAGGGCTTCCCAACTGATGATCACTACTCATGTTCAATAGAGTATCTCTGAAATAAAGTGTACATAAAGAAGCACAAAGATACAAAATGGtttaactgaaatgtttctttaaaatttgtgttaagtaccgtatatactcgatcataagctggttcgtttataagccaaccccctcccccacccccaagatggataagtaaaaatggaaattttttataacccgttcttaagccaaccctataattcaggggtcagcaaactttggctcccaggccatcaggataagccgctggtgagCCGAGACtgtttacctcgagcatccgcaagcacggaggtaaacctaagtaaacaaagtgtcccggcgcaccagcggcttaccctgatgggccgggacagcaactggtggggaaatttttttttggggggggagaagctaggagtcaggggagtaacccctgtgaccacccccccccacatagaatatcagggttggaaaggacctcaggaggtcatctagtccaaccccctgctcaaagcaggaccaatccccagatttttgccccagatccctaaatggccccctcaaggattgaactcacaaccctaggtttagcaggccaatgctcaaaccactaagctctctctccccccaaatgatcccacccctagcccaggaccccccccccctccccatcccatcccttcccaccttatctggtgaggaccaggggaggatgtctctggcctggctggagctgctctggcaggctgggcagagcggccgcagcctgctccggcaggcCAGACCGGGTGGCGCGGCCACAGCATGTatatatagagagggagaggtgggacatagcccctccccccaacagagggagcaaggagaggcagtacagccagaagggaagaggcggggccagaatctctccgcttctggccacgctgctcttccccccagcctccgaagcagctgcagctccggggccgacaggctgcagccatgccgcttggccccaccccccagagcacgctgcggccgagccgcccagcccagcccactggaacatgctgcggccgcgctgcccggtctcgcccgctggagcaggctgcggccacactgtccagcctgccggagcagctccagcaaggccagagacatcctcccctggccctccccagataaggtgggaagggatgggatggggagagtgtgcgGGTCCCagactaggggtggggtcatgtgatATTTGTTCAACAAGTTATGTCTCATTTTCTTGTCTAGTTATTTTACACTGTTTTTAGATGGATGCTTAGAAATAGCATTACACAGCAAAAGTAATCCCAAAACTGTACCTAATAAAAGGCACTCTAATATCATTCAGAGAATGCAGGGTGGAATATTCTCCTTGTTCATCCCACCACCTATGTGCCAAAAGCTGGaattttttcatctcttttgaATCCACTGTTGTGTGTGAAGTGCTGTATAGCCTCTTCATAGCAGACCTAAACAATGAAAGTCAAACATCATGTCATAAACATGGATACCTGGCACCAAAACATGtgactgaaacaaaaagttggaTTAAGAGGcgggaaaaatatttccttcaagGTGGGACGAGGGACAAAGCCAGAGAAAGCACTTTTTATTCGTTATATCTCGCTGCCTAGAATCTAAAATCTCTCCTTTTAACTTAGTTAAGACACTGAATTAATAATAACTCTGAGCATAAAATAGATTATGGAATGTACATAacattggggattttttttaacttagtAGTATGTATTTATGTAAAGTAACAATAAAAAGGAAGAGCAAAAATTATCTGAAAAACTCTTCTGAAAGATCAAAATTGATTTTATCAGATCATTACCAAGTTGTCATCACACATCATTAAGGTCATTTTTATACAGTAAAGGATGTCATAGATAATTCTATTAGCTACTGTACTTACATGCTGCTTTTCATTTCAGTCAGATGGACAAACCTTGTACTGTTGGATGTCAACTGCATTTTCCA
This genomic window from Emys orbicularis isolate rEmyOrb1 chromosome 3, rEmyOrb1.hap1, whole genome shotgun sequence contains:
- the COQ3 gene encoding ubiquinone biosynthesis O-methyltransferase, mitochondrial; translation: MALTKAMDEGACDAINKIEAQTHARLKRLLPSSLGILAKNNNIYVKKSPRPLIMVQGNCGLEDLREHILPSPLSSSPDQGDHYVQGFQRGPGGFSENYSWKMQLTSNSTRFVHLTEMKSSMSAMKRLYSTSHTTVDSKEMKKFQLLAHRWWDEQGEYSTLHSLNDIRVPFIRDTLLNMSSDHQLGSPLSGVKILDVGCGGGLLSEPLGRLGASVTGIDPLEDNIRTAEQHKSFDPVLAKRIQYKPCSLEDIVEEATETFDVIIASEVVEHVADLETFIKYCYQVLKPEGSLFITTINKTQLSYILGIVVAERIMGIVPEGTHDWEKFISPEELECLLDSNGFLVKTVNGMSYNPLSGSWSWTESTSINYAVHAMKSRVKEQSSSREPPSETDKEAHSAEASASTTV